ACTATTTCGTCATGGCTTTTGCGAACGATTCGGCGTTCAAATCACCCTTGACCAATTTTGCAAAGTTTTCCTTTATTTTGGCATTGATATCGGGATTATCTTCCATACCGACAGCCCAGGGCAGACGGTTCGTCGTAGAATCGACCACGACGCGTGCTTCGGCAAGCGCCGTCGGCCAAGCGGAGTCGTTCGCCATCGGAATACCCAGACTGTCCTGAGCCAATTTGGCGTCCCAGGTACCTGTAGTCAGCCATACGATCAGACTGAACGCTTCAGCCGGATATTTCGTATTTTTGTTGATACCGAAACTCTGCGCACCGTAATTGTTCGATTCGGGACCGTCGCCGGACGCCGCAATCGCAGGCCACGCGAACGCACCCCAATTCATGCTCGGATTGTTGCCTTTGATTTCGTTCGGCAGCCACGTGCCGTTCAGATACATGGCGGCACGGCCGGTCGCCATTTCTTCGACCTGTCCGGCCGGATAAATGTTCGAGGCGGCTTTCGCACTGACGTAACCGTTTTTGGCCATGTTTTCCCATATTTTACCGAACTCAAGAACGGCGGGATTTGTAAAATCGTTGTTCTTCACCATAGCGAGCGTTGCGTCTTTGCCGATCATGCGGTCCATGCAATAGCCGAACAGACACGCCATATACGCGTCGTCAACGGTGATACCGGCAACGCCGATCGCTTTCAATTTGGCGCACGTATCCAGGAATTCTTCCCAAGTGGCAGGAAGTTTCGTTACGCCGGCTTTCGCGAACAGATCCTTGTTGTACATGGTTACAAAAGCGGAAGGCTGATACGGAATGTTTTTGACTGAACCGCCGCCGAGATCTTTCGCCAAGGAAATCAGCGTCTGATTGATAACCGTATTATACGGTTTACCGTTCGTCGTCGGATACGAACGGGTTATGTATGAATCGAGCGGCAGCAGGTAGTTACCCCACGCGTTCAGAACGCGTTCGATATCTTCATCGAATAAATCGATCGTTTCACCCGCATCAAGCGCGGGCTGCAGCGTTTTACGGATTTCACGACCGTTGAAGTTGACTTCAACTTTAACGCCGGTTTCGGCTGTAAATGCTTTTACCGCTTCGGCAATAACCTGACCCTGAGGTTCGGCTTCATTCCACATAGTCCAGTATACGAGCTTTGCATCCGAACCGGAATCTTTTTTACTGCACGAGGTGAAACATACTGCAGCTGCTGCAAGTACGAATACGACCGTAATCCATAATCCTCTCTTCATATTTCCTCCTATGAGCACGCGGTTCAAATCTGCGTCTTCTATAATAAGCATAACATCAATTTCCTTGTATACAAGTTACATTTGTACTGTATTTTGTACTTTTATTGTCACCTGTTCGCATATCTGCTATACTTTTTACATGCAGGAACAAAACCTTTATTCAAAAGCGGAAAATATCCGCGACGTTATCCGCTATCTCCGCCGATTCAAAAACGCATCGATTGTCATCTATATGGATGACCGCGTTATAGATTCGCCGCTGTTCACCAGCCATA
This sequence is a window from Treponema brennaborense DSM 12168. Protein-coding genes within it:
- a CDS encoding ABC transporter substrate-binding protein, whose protein sequence is MKRGLWITVVFVLAAAAVCFTSCSKKDSGSDAKLVYWTMWNEAEPQGQVIAEAVKAFTAETGVKVEVNFNGREIRKTLQPALDAGETIDLFDEDIERVLNAWGNYLLPLDSYITRSYPTTNGKPYNTVINQTLISLAKDLGGGSVKNIPYQPSAFVTMYNKDLFAKAGVTKLPATWEEFLDTCAKLKAIGVAGITVDDAYMACLFGYCMDRMIGKDATLAMVKNNDFTNPAVLEFGKIWENMAKNGYVSAKAASNIYPAGQVEEMATGRAAMYLNGTWLPNEIKGNNPSMNWGAFAWPAIAASGDGPESNNYGAQSFGINKNTKYPAEAFSLIVWLTTGTWDAKLAQDSLGIPMANDSAWPTALAEARVVVDSTTNRLPWAVGMEDNPDINAKIKENFAKLVKGDLNAESFAKAMTK